The following are encoded together in the Streptomyces sp. NBC_00358 genome:
- the cofD gene encoding 2-phospho-L-lactate transferase, which yields MRIVVLAGGIGGARFLRGLQRAVPDADITVIGNTGDDIHLFGLKVCPDLDTVMYTLGGGINEEQGWGRADETFHLKEELAAYGVGPEWFGLGDRDFATHIVRTQMLGAGYPLSAVTEALCDRWKPGVRLIPMSDDRVETHVAVTLPEGDPAGAAGERKVIHFQEYWVRLRASVPAEAIVPVGAEQAKPAPGVLEAIAGADVILFPPSNPVVSVGTILAVPGIREAIAEAGVPVVGLSPIVGDAPVRGMADKVLAAVGVESTAAAVAEHYGSGLLDGWLVDTVDASAVERVEAAGIRCRAVPLMMSDLDATARMAHEALTLAEEVRTS from the coding sequence ATGCGCATTGTGGTTCTGGCAGGCGGTATCGGTGGTGCCCGGTTCCTGCGTGGTCTCCAGCGGGCCGTGCCGGACGCGGACATCACGGTCATCGGCAACACCGGCGACGACATCCACCTCTTCGGGCTGAAGGTCTGCCCGGACCTCGACACGGTGATGTACACGCTCGGCGGCGGCATCAACGAGGAGCAGGGCTGGGGGCGGGCCGACGAGACCTTCCATCTCAAGGAGGAGCTCGCGGCGTACGGGGTCGGGCCCGAGTGGTTCGGGCTCGGCGACCGCGACTTCGCGACGCACATCGTGCGGACGCAGATGCTGGGCGCGGGCTATCCGCTCAGCGCCGTCACGGAGGCCCTGTGCGACCGGTGGAAGCCGGGCGTGCGCCTCATCCCCATGTCCGACGACCGTGTCGAGACCCATGTCGCCGTCACGCTGCCGGAGGGCGACCCGGCCGGGGCCGCCGGCGAGCGCAAGGTGATCCATTTCCAGGAGTACTGGGTACGGCTGCGGGCCTCCGTGCCGGCCGAGGCGATCGTGCCGGTCGGCGCGGAGCAGGCGAAGCCCGCGCCCGGTGTCCTCGAAGCCATCGCCGGGGCCGACGTCATCCTCTTCCCGCCGTCCAACCCCGTCGTCTCGGTCGGCACCATCCTGGCCGTGCCGGGCATCCGTGAGGCCATCGCCGAGGCGGGCGTGCCCGTCGTCGGCCTCTCCCCCATCGTCGGTGACGCGCCGGTGCGCGGGATGGCCGACAAGGTGCTGGCCGCGGTGGGTGTCGAGTCCACCGCCGCCGCGGTCGCCGAGCACTACGGCTCGGGCCTCCTCGACGGCTGGCTCGTCGACACGGTCGACGCCTCCGCGGTGGAGCGCGTCGAGGCGGCCGGCATCCGCTGCCGGGCGGTACCGCTGATGATGTCCGACCTCGACGCGACGGCGCGGATGGCACACGAGGCGCTGACGCTGGCCGAGGAGGTGCGGACGTCATGA
- a CDS encoding cysteine dioxygenase has product MNSDSDLQIAGDILEVPHLLQPPREHPSTVAEFAGLARSIAADPSQWEHLVRYDAGSRWYHRLRTGPGYEVWLLSWVPGQGSGPHDHGGSSGVLTVLDGALTEHTERGTRALGSGAQRVFAPGYVHEVVNDSLEPAVSLHVYYPGLTDMPMHAARCAVAETV; this is encoded by the coding sequence ATGAACAGCGACAGCGACCTCCAGATCGCCGGCGACATCCTCGAAGTTCCGCACCTGCTCCAGCCGCCGCGCGAACACCCCTCCACCGTGGCCGAGTTCGCCGGCCTGGCGCGCTCCATCGCCGCCGACCCCTCCCAGTGGGAGCACCTCGTCCGGTACGACGCCGGCTCGCGCTGGTACCACCGGCTGCGCACGGGGCCCGGGTACGAGGTGTGGCTGCTGTCCTGGGTGCCCGGACAGGGCAGCGGGCCGCACGACCACGGCGGCTCCTCCGGCGTACTGACCGTGCTGGACGGCGCGCTGACCGAACACACCGAGCGCGGCACGCGCGCCCTGGGCTCCGGCGCGCAGCGCGTATTCGCGCCCGGGTACGTCCACGAAGTCGTCAACGACTCGCTCGAACCCGCCGTCAGTCTGCACGTCTATTACCCGGGTCTTACCGACATGCCGATGCACGCGGCCCGTTGCGCGGTCGCCGAAACCGTGTGA
- a CDS encoding WhiB family transcriptional regulator has product MTELVQQLLVDDADEELGWQERALCAQTDPESFFPEKGGSTREAKKVCLACEVRSECLEYALANDERFGIWGGLSERERRRLKKAAV; this is encoded by the coding sequence ATGACCGAGCTGGTGCAGCAACTGCTGGTCGACGACGCGGACGAGGAACTCGGCTGGCAGGAGCGCGCGCTGTGCGCCCAGACCGACCCCGAGTCCTTTTTCCCCGAGAAGGGCGGCTCCACCCGCGAGGCCAAGAAGGTCTGCCTCGCCTGCGAGGTCCGCTCCGAGTGCCTCGAATACGCACTCGCCAACGACGAGCGGTTCGGCATCTGGGGTGGTCTGTCCGAGCGGGAGCGGCGTCGTCTGAAGAAGGCCGCTGTCTGA
- a CDS encoding glycosyltransferase family 2 protein, with translation MSVHSHSAARNDAAAAPEFPRHVVTAVLVSHDGARWLPEALAGLLGQDRPVQNAVAADTGSADESAQLLTEALGADRVLHLARRTGFGQAVEEVSRTTGELTPDDLPYLKRPSGWDPVTRSWRDDAYDLPDLPYGEPEQWFWLLHDDSAPEPDALAQLLRVVENEQEAGQDVAIVGPKLRGWYDRRQLLEVGVTIANSGRRWTGLDRREQDQGQHDHVHPVLSVSTAGMLIRRDVFEELGGFDRRLPLMRDDVDLCWRAQAAGHRVLVAPEAVVRHAEAASRERRAVDCVGRTSASPHKVDKAGAVYTLLVNARTAQLPWILIRLVLGTLLRTVAYLVGKVPGQAVDEIRGLLGTLLRPERIIAGRRRRGRPQVDKGELRALFPPPGATVRATFEQVAGNLTNGSDADLVTGAGRHGGAVESGPGGDDGDFLEIEQFARIKRIARNPGPMLFLVLLFVSLLACRQLLGGGALSGGALLPAPADSSELWARYLDGWHPVGAGNTQSAPPYLAIVAMLASALLGSTGLAVTVLLVGSVPLAGFAAYFASRPLVESRLLRAWASVAYAFLPAATGALAGGRIGTAVLAILLPLIARAGVAASGLAHGSRARGSWRATWAYALLLTFTTAFTPIVWPIALVLGVGLLVVRRREIPAYGPRFLAQLGTPLLVLAPWSLSLLPFGFFGQAGLEYGGGAASPFDLLGASPGGPGTVSGLMLFGIVLAALAALLRTERQAGIRTAWVVAVVALAFAVLSNHSTWAGPATLVYGLALLAAAAVGSDGARARVAEQSFGWRQPVAALIAFACAAGPLLLAAGWIIRGADGPVERRDPVQVPAFVAEESGTRDQARTLVLDSDSAAKVGYVLVRGSGARLGDAELASADGENKKLDKVVANLVAGSGADQADELGGFAVRYVLVRKGAPRDVSRVLDATTGLTRLSQQDGSALWRVDQQVSRAAIVPASGDPESIAAGPVDVHTTIPAGADGRVLRLADSAEAGWTATLDGKPLTRTTVDGWAQGFELPADGGRLDVTFDAPLSHTAWLWAQGALALVLVVLALPGRRRDVDDDLPEEEAVPVQDVTGDGRRARRLRAQAEAEAESEAESGAEQSDEDFDGAYAADEDEEVQAAAVPQQGAYGEWDSPSYAGAEYDTYGGEQYEGQQQYPAGTYEQPYQADPYQGGQYDPYAYGGTAAYDQTYGQAYDANGQAFDPRGQGYDTGEQGYDPAYDPTQPRHGTDNERPDGSRQ, from the coding sequence ATGTCCGTGCACAGCCATTCGGCAGCCCGTAACGACGCCGCTGCCGCCCCTGAGTTCCCGCGCCACGTCGTGACCGCGGTGCTCGTCTCCCATGACGGCGCCCGCTGGCTGCCCGAGGCGCTCGCCGGGCTGCTCGGCCAGGACCGTCCCGTGCAGAACGCGGTCGCGGCCGACACCGGCAGCGCGGACGAATCCGCCCAGCTGCTCACCGAGGCGCTCGGCGCCGACCGCGTGCTGCACCTGGCGCGCCGCACCGGCTTCGGCCAGGCCGTCGAGGAGGTGTCCCGCACCACCGGCGAGCTGACCCCGGACGACCTGCCGTACCTCAAGCGTCCGAGCGGCTGGGACCCCGTCACCCGTAGCTGGCGCGACGACGCCTACGACCTGCCGGACCTCCCGTACGGCGAACCCGAGCAGTGGTTCTGGCTGCTGCACGACGACAGCGCCCCGGAACCCGACGCCCTGGCACAGCTGCTGCGCGTCGTGGAGAACGAGCAGGAGGCCGGCCAGGACGTGGCCATCGTCGGCCCCAAGCTCCGCGGCTGGTACGACCGCAGGCAGCTCCTGGAAGTCGGCGTCACCATCGCCAACTCCGGCCGCCGCTGGACCGGTCTGGACCGCCGTGAGCAGGACCAGGGCCAGCACGACCACGTCCACCCCGTGCTCTCCGTGTCCACCGCCGGAATGCTGATCCGTCGCGATGTCTTCGAGGAGCTCGGCGGCTTCGACCGCCGGCTGCCCCTGATGCGCGACGACGTCGACCTGTGCTGGCGCGCCCAGGCCGCTGGCCACCGGGTCCTCGTCGCCCCGGAAGCCGTCGTACGGCACGCCGAGGCGGCCTCCCGCGAGCGCCGGGCCGTCGACTGCGTGGGCCGCACCTCCGCGTCCCCGCACAAGGTCGACAAAGCGGGCGCCGTCTACACCCTCCTCGTCAACGCCCGCACCGCGCAGCTCCCCTGGATCCTGATCCGGCTCGTCCTCGGCACCCTGCTGCGCACGGTCGCCTACCTCGTGGGCAAGGTCCCCGGACAGGCCGTCGACGAGATCCGCGGCCTCCTGGGCACCCTGCTGCGCCCGGAGCGGATCATCGCCGGCCGGCGCAGGCGCGGTCGCCCACAGGTCGACAAGGGCGAGCTGCGGGCCCTGTTCCCGCCGCCCGGCGCCACCGTGCGGGCCACCTTCGAGCAGGTCGCAGGCAATCTGACCAACGGCTCCGACGCCGACCTCGTCACGGGTGCCGGACGCCACGGAGGCGCCGTCGAGTCCGGACCCGGCGGCGACGACGGCGACTTCCTGGAGATCGAGCAGTTCGCCCGGATCAAGCGCATCGCGCGCAACCCCGGCCCGATGCTGTTCCTGGTGCTCCTGTTCGTCTCGCTCCTCGCCTGCCGCCAACTGCTCGGCGGCGGAGCCCTCTCGGGCGGCGCGCTGCTGCCCGCGCCCGCGGACTCCTCCGAGCTGTGGGCGCGGTACCTCGACGGCTGGCATCCGGTCGGCGCCGGGAACACCCAGTCCGCCCCGCCCTACCTCGCGATCGTCGCGATGCTGGCCTCCGCGCTGCTCGGCTCCACGGGACTCGCGGTCACCGTGCTCCTTGTGGGGTCCGTGCCGCTGGCCGGCTTCGCCGCGTACTTCGCCTCGCGACCGCTCGTCGAGTCGCGCCTGCTGCGCGCCTGGGCCTCCGTCGCCTACGCCTTCCTGCCCGCCGCCACCGGCGCGCTCGCGGGCGGCCGCATCGGCACCGCCGTCCTCGCGATCCTGCTGCCGCTCATCGCGCGGGCGGGCGTCGCGGCGAGCGGTCTCGCCCACGGCTCCCGCGCGCGCGGGAGCTGGCGCGCCACCTGGGCGTACGCCCTGCTGCTGACCTTCACCACGGCGTTCACCCCGATCGTGTGGCCCATCGCGCTGGTCCTGGGCGTAGGCCTCCTCGTCGTGCGCCGCAGGGAGATCCCCGCCTACGGACCGCGCTTCCTGGCCCAGCTCGGCACCCCGCTGCTGGTGCTCGCCCCCTGGTCGCTGAGCCTGCTGCCGTTCGGCTTCTTCGGACAGGCCGGACTGGAGTACGGCGGGGGAGCGGCCTCCCCGTTCGACCTGCTCGGCGCCAGCCCCGGCGGGCCGGGCACCGTCAGCGGACTGATGCTCTTCGGCATCGTGCTCGCGGCGCTGGCCGCCCTGCTGCGCACCGAGCGCCAGGCGGGGATCCGGACCGCCTGGGTCGTCGCCGTCGTGGCCCTCGCCTTCGCGGTCCTCTCCAACCACTCCACCTGGGCCGGTCCCGCGACCCTCGTCTACGGCCTCGCGCTTCTGGCCGCCGCCGCGGTCGGCTCCGACGGGGCACGCGCGCGTGTGGCCGAGCAGAGCTTCGGCTGGCGCCAGCCGGTGGCCGCGCTCATCGCCTTCGCCTGCGCCGCGGGCCCGCTGCTCCTCGCCGCGGGATGGATCATCCGCGGTGCCGACGGACCCGTGGAGCGCCGCGACCCGGTGCAGGTGCCCGCGTTCGTCGCCGAGGAGAGCGGCACCCGTGACCAGGCGCGCACCCTCGTCCTCGACAGCGACTCGGCCGCCAAGGTCGGCTATGTCCTCGTCCGCGGTTCCGGCGCCCGGCTCGGCGACGCCGAACTCGCCTCGGCGGACGGCGAGAACAAGAAGCTCGACAAGGTCGTCGCCAACCTCGTGGCGGGCTCCGGCGCGGACCAGGCCGACGAGCTCGGCGGCTTCGCCGTGCGTTACGTCCTGGTCCGCAAGGGCGCGCCGCGCGACGTGAGCCGCGTCCTGGACGCCACCACGGGCCTGACCCGGCTGAGCCAGCAGGACGGCAGCGCCCTGTGGCGGGTCGACCAGCAGGTCTCGCGTGCCGCGATCGTCCCCGCGTCGGGCGACCCGGAGTCCATCGCGGCCGGGCCGGTCGACGTGCACACCACCATCCCCGCCGGGGCCGACGGCCGCGTGCTGCGTCTGGCCGACAGCGCCGAAGCGGGCTGGACGGCGACCCTGGACGGCAAGCCGCTCACCCGGACCACGGTCGACGGCTGGGCCCAGGGCTTCGAACTGCCCGCCGACGGCGGCAGGCTGGACGTCACCTTCGACGCCCCGCTCAGTCACACCGCCTGGCTGTGGGCGCAGGGAGCGCTCGCCCTCGTCCTCGTGGTGCTCGCCCTCCCGGGGCGGCGCCGGGACGTGGACGACGACCTTCCCGAGGAGGAGGCCGTGCCCGTCCAGGACGTGACGGGCGACGGCCGCCGTGCCCGCCGACTGCGTGCCCAGGCCGAGGCGGAGGCCGAGTCCGAGGCGGAGTCCGGGGCCGAGCAGTCGGACGAGGACTTCGACGGGGCGTACGCCGCGGACGAGGACGAGGAGGTCCAGGCCGCCGCGGTCCCGCAGCAGGGGGCGTACGGCGAATGGGACAGCCCGAGCTACGCGGGCGCCGAGTACGACACCTACGGCGGCGAGCAGTACGAGGGGCAGCAGCAGTACCCGGCGGGCACCTACGAGCAGCCGTACCAGGCCGACCCCTACCAAGGCGGCCAGTACGACCCGTACGCCTACGGGGGCACGGCGGCCTACGACCAGACCTACGGTCAGGCGTACGACGCGAACGGCCAGGCCTTCGACCCCCGGGGCCAGGGCTACGACACGGGCGAGCAGGGATACGACCCCGCTTACGACCCCACGCAGCCCCGGCACGGCACCGACAATGAGCGCCCCGACGGGAGCCGGCAGTGA